One genomic region from Asterias amurensis chromosome 7, ASM3211899v1 encodes:
- the LOC139939544 gene encoding uncharacterized protein, with the protein MDTTMLDSAYYVTMNESVQLEQTNSMPSLLYTRSELLALKPSNNLCTLPTHVFQNLKDLGLLHLRSRRAGSHIRHRKIKSTIPNVRNGLQPSMSQPSQDNESSYLNVAHWNVHSACNKSLIICDYIIFQNIDIMFLTETWLDFNDQVIINEITPPGFMCINIPRPGDKHGGIAVIFRDELHLIHVPCDNSETSTFEHALISDTTHHLHLAVIYRPPPSARNKLKTSTFLSDFDRFIEYIDELPGKLICLGDFNIHFDCPHKLDTSHVHTTLTAYGFKQLVTGPTHKLGHTLDGIIVKSDNDELVSDCTVDMNDISDHGVVNCKLHFIKPQPVLMASKFRDFRKIDHNAFARELTERLHDVTCEGDVDTAVVEFNSAVNCALDIYAPLLTSKPKPKRAKPRWYNNDVDDARRGRRQAERKWRKSRLPSDRTNYEQSKRKLAEVLVKAKSVFYRESLIGSSPNEVFRIVNNLTGKPRLTPSIQDSPTVLAHAFSKFFTDRIKNIRAHMDDVQLDSTSSADLHTCPPSAQFAHFMPITKDYLHKVIKNSATKSCQLDIVPTWVFKKHTATFLPKLTEIVNTSLTSGVFPELFKKAVITPSLKKTIS; encoded by the coding sequence ATGGACACAACAATGCTTGACTCTGCTTATTACGTCACTATGAATGAAAGTGTACAGcttgaacaaacaaactcaaTGCCATCTCTCCTGTACACTAGATCTGAACTTCTTGCTCTAAAACCTAGCAACAACTTGTGTACATTGCCAACCCATGTATTCCAAAATCTTAAGGACCTGGGACTGCTTCATCTACGAAGTCGGCGGGCTGGTTCTCATATCCGCCACCGTAAAATTAAGAGCACTATTCCAAATGTCCGAAATGGTCTGCAACCATCTATGTCACAACCCTCGCAAGACAATGAATCAAGCTATCTTAATGTAGCCCACTGGAACGTCCACTCTGCCTGCAACAAATCCCTGATCATCTGCGACTACATTATATTCCAGAACATTGATATAATGTTTTTAACAGAAACTTGGCTTGACTTTAATGATCAAGTAATCATTAACGAGATAACCCCACCTGGGTTCATGTGCATTAACATTCCGCGCCCCGGGGACAAGCATGGAGGTATTGCTGTCATCTTTCGTGACGAGCTTCACTTAATACATGTTCCATGTGACAATTCTGAAACAAGTACATTTGAGCATGCTCTTATATCTGATACCACGCATCACCTCCACTTAGCAGTAATCTACAGACCTCCTCCGTCTGCAAGAAACAAACTTAAGACATCTACATTTCTCAGTGACTTCGATCGGTTCATCGAATACATTGATGAGCTACCTGGAAAACTAATCTGCCTTGGTGATTTTAATATTCACTTTGACTGTCCTCACAAACTTGATACATCTCACGTCCACACTACACTAACAGCCTATGGATTCAAACAACTTGTTACTGGCCCTACCCACAAACTTGGACACACTTTAGACGGCATTATCGTAAAATCTGATAATGACGAACTGGTCAGTGACTGCACAGTTGACATGAATGACATCTCTGACCACGGTGTTGTCAACTGCAAACTTCACTTCATTAAGCCTCAACCCGTGCTCATGGCATCAAAGTTCCGTGATTTTCGTAAGATTGACCATAATGCCTTTGCTCGTGAACTAACAGAACGTCTCCACGATGTCACCTGTGAAGGCGACGTTGACACGGCAGTCGTGGAATTTAACTCTGCAGTTAACTGTGCTCTAGACATCTATGCACCGTTGTTGACTTCTAAACCAAAGCCCAAACGCGCTAAACCAAGATGGTACAACAACGATGTTGATGACGCGAGACGCGGACGTCGTCAAGCGGAACGCAAGTGGCGAAAGTCCAGACTACCCAGTGACCGCACGAACTACGAACAATCCAAACGCAAACTTGCAGAAGTGCTTGTCAAAGCTAAATCTGTCTTCTATAGAGAGTCGTTGATAGGATCCAGTCCAAATGAAGTCTTCCGCATCGTCAATAACCTCACTGGTAAACCCCGGTTAACCCCATCAATCCAGGACTCGCCCACAGTTCTTGCTCATGCTTTCAGTAAATTTTTCACTGACAGAATTAAAAATATCCGAGCTCATATGGATGACGTTCAACTTGATTCAACTTCATCGGCTGATCTGCATACATGCCCCCCAAGTGCTCAGTTCGCGCATTTCATGCCGATCACCAAAGATTACCTTCATAAAGTGATCAAAAACTCGGCGACAAAATCGTGCCAGCTCGACATAGTTCCAACTTGGGTATTCAAAAAGCATACGGCTACATTCTTACCGAAGCTAACAGAGATTGTAAATACCTCACTGACATCAGGTGTTTTCCCAGAGCTATTCAAAAAGGCCGTCATCACTCCTAGCCTGAAAAAAACAATCTCTTAA